Proteins from a genomic interval of Pseudomonas anuradhapurensis:
- a CDS encoding ABC transporter permease subunit translates to MTSPIPKSVTPASPVDQSLLYPSPYKEFWQAFARNKGAVMGLAFMCLVVFCALFAPWVAPHDPSEQYRDFLLTPPVWLEGGSWQFILGTDELGRDLLSRLIQGARLSLLIGLSSVVMSLIPGILLGLLAGFFPQLLGPSIMRLMDVMLALPSLLLAVAIVAILGPGLINTVIAIAIVSLPSYVRLTRAAVMGELNRDYVTAARLAGAGLPRLMFVTVLPNCMAPLIVQATLSFSSAILDAAALGFLGLGVQPPTPEWGTMLASARDYIERAWWVVSLPGLTILLSVLAINLMGDGLRDALDPKLKNAA, encoded by the coding sequence ATGACTAGCCCGATTCCGAAATCCGTCACACCGGCCAGCCCGGTGGACCAGAGCCTGCTCTACCCTTCGCCGTACAAAGAATTCTGGCAAGCCTTCGCGCGCAACAAAGGCGCGGTGATGGGCCTGGCCTTCATGTGCCTGGTGGTGTTCTGCGCGCTGTTCGCGCCGTGGGTCGCCCCGCACGACCCGAGCGAGCAGTACCGCGACTTCCTGCTGACCCCGCCGGTATGGCTGGAAGGCGGCAGCTGGCAGTTCATCCTCGGCACCGACGAGCTGGGCCGCGACCTGCTTTCGCGGCTGATCCAGGGCGCGCGGCTGTCGCTGCTGATCGGCCTGTCGTCGGTGGTGATGTCGCTGATCCCGGGCATCCTGCTGGGCCTGCTGGCAGGGTTCTTCCCGCAACTGCTCGGCCCGTCGATCATGCGCCTGATGGACGTGATGCTGGCCCTGCCCTCGCTGCTGCTGGCAGTGGCCATCGTTGCCATCCTCGGCCCTGGCCTGATCAACACGGTGATCGCCATCGCCATCGTTTCATTGCCCTCCTATGTGCGCCTGACCCGCGCCGCCGTGATGGGCGAGCTGAACCGCGACTATGTCACCGCCGCGCGCCTGGCCGGTGCCGGCCTGCCACGGCTGATGTTCGTCACCGTGCTGCCCAACTGCATGGCACCGCTGATCGTGCAGGCCACCCTGAGTTTCTCTTCGGCCATTCTCGACGCCGCCGCCCTGGGCTTCCTCGGCCTCGGTGTACAACCACCGACCCCCGAGTGGGGCACCATGCTGGCATCGGCCCGTGACTACATCGAGCGCGCCTGGTGGGTGGTGAGCCTGCCCGGCCTGACCATTCTGCTCAGTGTGCTGGCAATCAACCTGATGGGCGACGGCCTGCGCGATGCGCTGGACCCGAAACTCAAGAACGCCGCCTGA
- a CDS encoding peptide ABC transporter ATP-binding protein — MAVVLSARELTRHYEVSRGLFKGHALVRALNGVSFELEAGKTLAVVGESGCGKSTLARALTLIEEPSSGSLQIAGTEVKGASKTERKQLRRDVQMVFQSPYASLNPRQKIGDQLAEPLLINTSLSKAERREKVQKMMEQVGLRPEHYQRYPHMFSGGQRQRIALARAMMLQPKVLVADEPTSALDVSIQAQVLNLFMDLQKEFNTAYVFISHNLAVVRHVADQVLVMYLGRPAEMGPKEDIYEKPLHPYTQALLSATPAIHPDPLKPKIRIAGELPNPLNPPDGCAFHKRCPYATERCAKEVPAFRQVGTRQVACHYAEQFL, encoded by the coding sequence ATGGCCGTCGTTCTCTCCGCCCGGGAGCTTACCCGGCATTACGAAGTCTCCCGCGGGCTGTTCAAGGGCCATGCCCTGGTGCGTGCATTGAATGGCGTGTCGTTCGAGCTGGAGGCGGGCAAGACCCTGGCCGTGGTCGGCGAGTCCGGCTGTGGCAAGTCGACCCTGGCCCGCGCCCTGACCCTGATCGAAGAGCCGTCGTCCGGCTCGCTGCAGATCGCCGGCACCGAGGTGAAAGGCGCCAGCAAAACCGAACGCAAGCAACTGCGTCGCGACGTGCAAATGGTGTTCCAGAGCCCCTACGCCTCGCTCAACCCGCGGCAGAAGATTGGCGACCAGCTCGCCGAGCCACTGTTGATCAACACTTCGCTGAGCAAGGCCGAGCGGCGCGAAAAGGTGCAGAAGATGATGGAACAGGTCGGCCTGCGCCCCGAGCATTACCAGCGCTACCCGCACATGTTCTCGGGTGGCCAGCGCCAACGTATTGCCCTGGCCCGGGCGATGATGCTGCAACCCAAGGTGCTGGTCGCCGACGAACCGACCTCCGCGCTGGACGTGTCGATCCAGGCCCAGGTGCTGAACTTGTTCATGGACTTGCAGAAGGAGTTCAACACCGCCTATGTGTTCATCTCGCACAACCTGGCGGTGGTGCGACATGTGGCGGATCAGGTGCTGGTGATGTACCTGGGCCGACCGGCAGAAATGGGGCCGAAGGAGGACATCTACGAGAAGCCGCTGCATCCGTACACCCAGGCTCTGCTGTCGGCGACACCGGCGATCCATCCTGATCCGCTGAAGCCGAAGATCCGCATTGCCGGGGAGCTACCCAACCCGCTCAATCCACCGGACGGGTGCGCATTCCACAAACGCTGCCCGTATGCGACCGAGCGCTGTGCCAAGGAGGTGCCGGCGTTCAGGCAGGTGGGTACGCGGCAGGTGGCTTGTCATTATGCCGAGCAGTTTCTTTAG
- a CDS encoding ABC transporter permease subunit, with amino-acid sequence MLSFIARRLGLLIPTFFGITLLTFALIRLIPGDPVEVMMGERRVDPEMHAQAMERLGLNKPLPVQYLDYVGKLAQGDLGESLRTRESVWHEFLTLFPATLELAFAALLFAGIVGLLAGVIAALKRGSLFDHGVMGISLAGYSMPIFWWGLILIMFFSVSLGWTPVSGRIDLLYDIEPKTGFMLIDTLLSDEEGAFKDALMHLILPAIVLGTIPLAVIARMTRSSMLEVLREDYIRTARAKGLSPARVVFVHGLRNALIPVLTVFGLQVGTLLAGAVLTETIFSWPGIGKWLIEAIGARDYPVVQNGILLIACLVILVNFVVDILYGLANPRIRHQR; translated from the coding sequence ATGTTGAGTTTTATTGCCCGGCGCCTTGGCCTGTTGATACCGACGTTCTTCGGCATCACCTTGCTGACCTTCGCGCTCATACGCCTGATCCCCGGCGACCCGGTGGAAGTGATGATGGGCGAGCGCAGGGTCGACCCCGAAATGCATGCCCAGGCCATGGAGCGTCTGGGGCTGAACAAGCCGCTGCCGGTCCAGTACCTGGACTACGTTGGCAAGCTGGCCCAGGGCGACCTGGGTGAATCGTTGCGCACCCGCGAGAGTGTCTGGCACGAGTTTCTCACCCTGTTCCCGGCTACCCTCGAACTGGCCTTCGCCGCCCTGCTGTTCGCCGGCATCGTCGGCCTGCTGGCCGGGGTGATCGCCGCGCTCAAGCGCGGTTCGCTGTTCGACCATGGGGTGATGGGGATTTCCCTGGCGGGCTACTCCATGCCGATCTTCTGGTGGGGCCTGATCCTGATCATGTTCTTCTCGGTAAGCCTGGGCTGGACCCCGGTATCCGGGCGCATCGACCTGCTCTATGACATCGAGCCGAAAACCGGCTTCATGCTCATCGACACCCTGCTCAGCGACGAGGAAGGCGCGTTCAAGGACGCGCTGATGCACCTGATCCTGCCCGCCATCGTGCTCGGCACCATCCCGTTGGCGGTGATTGCCCGCATGACCCGCTCGTCGATGCTCGAAGTGCTGCGCGAGGACTACATCCGTACCGCCCGCGCCAAAGGCCTGTCGCCAGCCCGCGTGGTGTTCGTGCACGGCCTGCGCAATGCCTTGATCCCGGTGCTGACCGTGTTCGGCCTGCAGGTCGGCACGCTGCTGGCCGGTGCGGTGCTGACCGAAACCATCTTTTCCTGGCCGGGCATCGGCAAATGGCTGATCGAAGCCATCGGTGCCCGTGACTACCCCGTGGTCCAGAACGGCATCCTGTTGATCGCCTGCCTGGTGATCCTGGTCAACTTCGTCGTGGACATCCTCTACGGCCTGGCCAACCCACGCATCCGTCATCAGCGCTGA
- a CDS encoding ABC transporter substrate-binding protein — MQRTFTKSRPLRLALAALLLGGATQLAAKPLVVCTEASPEGFDIVQYTTAVTADASAETVFNRLVDFKPGTTEIQPALAERWDISDDGLTYTFHLRQGVKFHTTDYFKPTRDFNADDVLWSLNRQLDPNHPWHDKTSVGYPYFESMGFKQLLKSVSKADEHTVVITLTRPEAPFLRDMAMGFTSIYSAEYGDQLLKAGKTAELNSKPIGTGPFIFQRYNKDAQVRFKPNPDYFRGKPPADALVFAIATDSNVRLQKLRANECQVALYPKPDDVPSIKQDPKLKVEEIEALVTGYISMNTEHKYLSDVRVRKAINMAFDRQTHVDQLFGKGNALVGVNPYPPTMIGYNNENRNPPRDLAKARQLLNEAGVPPGTTFTLFTRNGGGPTNPNPRLSAEMLQGDLKQIGLKLDIRVMEWAEMLRRAKKGEADLVSAGWAGDNGDPDNFLTPMLSCDAVKSGENYARWCNPKFQELISRAREVIDNDERARLYNEALKVYDDEQPWISMAHPKMFTAMRDNVEGYVINPLTNNNFATTKVK, encoded by the coding sequence ATGCAGAGAACGTTCACCAAATCGCGACCACTGCGCCTGGCCCTGGCCGCGCTGCTTCTGGGTGGCGCCACGCAATTGGCGGCCAAACCGCTGGTGGTGTGCACCGAAGCCAGCCCGGAAGGGTTCGACATCGTCCAGTACACCACTGCGGTCACCGCCGATGCCTCGGCCGAGACAGTGTTCAACCGCCTGGTCGACTTCAAGCCCGGTACTACCGAAATCCAGCCGGCCCTGGCCGAGCGCTGGGACATTTCCGACGACGGCCTGACCTACACCTTCCACCTGCGCCAGGGGGTGAAGTTCCACACCACCGACTACTTCAAGCCGACCCGCGACTTCAACGCCGATGACGTGCTGTGGAGCCTCAATCGCCAGCTCGACCCGAACCATCCCTGGCATGACAAGACCAGCGTCGGCTACCCGTACTTCGAGAGCATGGGGTTCAAGCAACTGCTCAAGTCGGTCAGCAAGGCTGACGAGCACACCGTGGTGATTACCCTCACCCGACCGGAAGCGCCGTTCCTGCGCGACATGGCCATGGGCTTTACCTCGATCTACTCCGCCGAGTACGGCGACCAGTTGCTCAAGGCTGGCAAGACCGCCGAGCTGAACAGCAAGCCGATCGGCACCGGCCCGTTCATCTTCCAGCGTTACAACAAGGACGCCCAGGTTCGCTTCAAGCCCAACCCGGACTATTTCCGTGGCAAGCCGCCGGCCGATGCGCTGGTGTTCGCCATCGCCACCGACAGCAACGTGCGCCTGCAGAAACTGCGCGCCAACGAGTGCCAGGTGGCGCTCTATCCCAAGCCCGATGATGTGCCGTCGATCAAGCAGGACCCGAAACTCAAGGTTGAGGAAATCGAGGCCCTGGTCACCGGTTACATCTCGATGAACACCGAACACAAATACCTGAGCGACGTGCGGGTACGCAAAGCCATCAACATGGCCTTCGACCGCCAGACCCACGTCGACCAGCTGTTCGGCAAGGGCAATGCGCTGGTGGGCGTGAACCCTTATCCGCCGACCATGATCGGCTACAACAACGAGAACAGGAACCCGCCCCGCGACCTGGCCAAGGCACGCCAACTGCTCAACGAAGCTGGCGTACCGCCGGGCACGACGTTCACCCTGTTCACCCGCAACGGTGGTGGCCCGACCAACCCCAACCCGCGGCTGTCCGCCGAGATGCTGCAGGGCGACCTCAAACAGATCGGCCTCAAGCTGGATATCCGCGTCATGGAGTGGGCCGAGATGCTGCGCCGGGCCAAGAAGGGCGAAGCCGACCTGGTGTCCGCCGGCTGGGCCGGCGACAACGGCGACCCGGACAACTTCCTCACGCCGATGCTCAGTTGTGATGCCGTCAAGAGCGGCGAGAACTATGCGCGCTGGTGCAACCCTAAGTTCCAGGAGCTGATCAGCCGCGCCCGCGAAGTGATCGACAACGACGAGCGTGCAAGGCTCTATAACGAGGCATTGAAAGTGTACGATGACGAACAACCCTGGATCAGCATGGCCCATCCGAAGATGTTCACCGCCATGCGTGACAACGTGGAGGGCTACGTGATCAACCCTCTGACCAACAACAACTTCGCCACTACCAAGGTGAAGTAG
- a CDS encoding OprD family porin, with product MRLFTLTALALSISALSTVTLADPQSQDYVPVTLKGSSEQEQASGFIDGQSLSGSTRNWYAHERAARAPLWKYYKSDGTRHDTHSRENWVQGTILNYSSGFTQGTVGFAVEAAGYNAIALQQSREAVAGPNNRTLTHSDGDPVGQWSKMGLANVKARVSNTTLTVGRQSVDTPMIAYIGNRALPSSFQGAFLHSAEFDNLSFDLGTFDRVSPRTEQSLSKFRSEYSATGVETDRASTAGINYQPFKSLTTSLYATKVDDFWNQYYFGANHVLGDSAVLSLSTGLNYYKTVDAGSQKMGEIDNDTYSLSFGLTHQAHTVSASWQQVNGNEYFDYLHETNGIYLANSLLSDFNGPNEKSLQLSYVLNMAPYGVPGLKFNLYNARGWGIDGTHYRGTAYDVNGLDGETHYEWGIGTSYAVQSGPLKDTSIRATYTAHRASKAQGDGSLDEFRVVTTIPFNIL from the coding sequence TTGAGACTATTCACCTTGACCGCACTGGCGTTATCCATCAGTGCATTATCCACCGTGACCCTGGCCGACCCGCAAAGCCAGGACTATGTGCCCGTCACCCTCAAAGGCAGCAGCGAGCAGGAGCAGGCCAGCGGTTTCATCGACGGCCAGAGCCTGTCGGGCAGCACCCGCAACTGGTATGCCCACGAACGCGCCGCCCGCGCACCGCTGTGGAAGTACTACAAGAGCGACGGCACCCGTCACGACACCCACAGCCGCGAGAACTGGGTGCAGGGCACCATCCTCAACTACAGTTCCGGCTTCACCCAGGGCACCGTCGGCTTCGCCGTCGAAGCCGCTGGCTACAATGCCATCGCCCTGCAGCAAAGCCGCGAGGCGGTCGCCGGCCCCAACAACCGCACCCTGACCCACAGCGACGGCGACCCGGTCGGCCAGTGGAGCAAGATGGGCCTGGCCAACGTCAAGGCACGCGTGTCCAACACCACCCTGACCGTCGGCCGCCAATCGGTGGACACACCGATGATCGCCTACATCGGCAACCGCGCCCTGCCCTCGAGCTTCCAGGGGGCATTCCTGCACAGCGCCGAATTCGACAACCTGAGCTTCGACCTGGGCACCTTCGACCGCGTCTCGCCACGCACCGAGCAGAGCCTCAGCAAGTTCCGCAGCGAGTACAGCGCCACTGGCGTTGAAACCGACCGCGCCAGCACCGCCGGCATCAACTACCAGCCGTTCAAGAGCCTGACCACCAGCCTGTACGCCACCAAGGTCGACGACTTCTGGAACCAGTACTATTTCGGCGCCAACCACGTGCTCGGCGACAGCGCAGTGCTGAGCCTGAGCACCGGCCTGAACTACTACAAGACCGTCGACGCCGGCAGCCAGAAGATGGGCGAAATCGACAACGACACCTACAGCCTGTCATTCGGCCTGACCCACCAGGCCCACACCGTCAGCGCCTCGTGGCAGCAGGTCAACGGCAACGAGTACTTCGACTACCTGCACGAAACCAATGGCATCTACCTGGCCAACTCGCTGCTGTCGGACTTCAACGGCCCCAACGAGAAATCGCTGCAGCTTTCCTACGTGCTGAACATGGCGCCGTATGGCGTGCCGGGGCTGAAATTCAACCTGTACAACGCCCGCGGCTGGGGTATCGACGGCACCCATTACCGTGGTACCGCCTATGACGTCAACGGCCTGGATGGCGAAACCCACTACGAGTGGGGCATCGGCACCAGCTACGCGGTGCAGAGCGGGCCGCTGAAGGACACCAGCATCCGCGCCACCTACACCGCGCACCGCGCCAGCAAGGCCCAGGGCGATGGCAGCCTGGACGAGTTCCGGGTGGTCACCACCATTCCGTTCAACATCCTCTGA
- a CDS encoding ABC transporter substrate-binding protein: MRYTTRLSALLALGLVSQTPVVLANNLVFCSEGSPAGFDTAQYTSATDNDAAEPIYNRLVEFERGGTAVQPALATRWEVSDDGLRYTFHLREGVKFHSNKAFTPSREFNADDVLFTFNRMLDKGHPFRQAYPTEFPYFVSMGLDKNIARVEKTGPMTVVFTLNAVDAAFIQNLAMSFASILSAEYAGQLLASGRPSDINQQPIGTGPFVFQRYQKDSQIRYKGNQAYWAADEVKIDNLVFSINTDPSVRIQKLRRNECQVTLHPRPADLPALKADSKLQVLQQPGFNLGYIAYNTKHPPFDRLEVRQAMDMAVNKQAILQAVYQDSGQLAVNAMPPTQWSYDSSIKDAPYDPDKARQLLQQAGVKPGSEITLWAMPVQRPYNPNAKLMAEMLQADWSKLGFKVRIVSYEWGEYLKRMKSGEHDIALIGWTGDNGDPDNWLGTLYNCDAIGSNNYSLWCDPQYDSLVKQAKQVTDRSQRTALYQQAQQRLKQQVPITPVAHSTVNQPLSIKVSEFKVSPFGRNDFSGVSVD, from the coding sequence ATGCGCTACACCACCCGCCTTTCCGCCCTGCTGGCCCTCGGCCTGGTCAGCCAGACCCCGGTCGTGCTGGCCAACAACCTGGTGTTCTGCTCCGAAGGCAGCCCGGCCGGCTTCGACACCGCGCAGTACACCAGCGCCACCGACAACGATGCCGCCGAGCCCATCTACAACCGCCTGGTCGAGTTCGAGCGCGGTGGCACCGCCGTGCAGCCTGCGCTGGCAACCCGCTGGGAGGTGTCTGACGATGGCCTGCGCTACACCTTTCACCTGCGCGAGGGAGTGAAGTTCCACAGCAACAAGGCCTTTACACCCAGCCGCGAGTTCAACGCCGACGACGTGCTGTTCACCTTCAACCGCATGCTCGACAAGGGCCACCCGTTCCGCCAGGCCTACCCGACCGAGTTCCCCTATTTCGTCAGCATGGGCCTGGACAAGAACATCGCCCGTGTCGAGAAAACCGGCCCCATGACCGTGGTATTCACCTTGAACGCGGTCGATGCCGCCTTCATCCAGAACCTGGCCATGAGCTTCGCCTCCATTCTCTCTGCCGAATACGCCGGGCAGTTGCTGGCCAGCGGGCGCCCCAGCGACATCAACCAGCAACCGATCGGCACCGGGCCGTTCGTGTTCCAGCGCTACCAGAAGGATTCGCAGATTCGCTACAAGGGCAACCAGGCTTACTGGGCAGCAGACGAGGTGAAGATCGACAACCTGGTGTTCTCGATCAACACCGACCCGTCGGTGCGCATCCAGAAGCTGCGCCGCAACGAATGCCAGGTCACCCTGCACCCGCGCCCGGCCGACCTGCCGGCGCTGAAGGCCGACAGCAAGCTGCAGGTGCTGCAGCAACCGGGCTTTAACCTCGGCTACATCGCCTACAACACCAAGCACCCGCCATTCGACCGCCTGGAAGTGCGCCAGGCGATGGACATGGCGGTGAACAAACAGGCGATCCTCCAGGCGGTGTACCAGGACTCCGGCCAGCTGGCCGTCAACGCCATGCCGCCGACCCAGTGGTCCTATGACAGCAGCATCAAGGATGCGCCGTACGACCCGGACAAGGCCCGGCAGCTGCTGCAGCAGGCCGGCGTGAAGCCCGGCAGCGAAATCACCCTGTGGGCCATGCCGGTACAGCGTCCGTACAACCCCAACGCCAAGCTGATGGCGGAAATGCTCCAGGCCGACTGGAGCAAGCTCGGCTTCAAGGTGCGCATCGTCAGCTACGAATGGGGCGAATACCTCAAACGCATGAAAAGCGGCGAACACGATATCGCCCTGATCGGCTGGACCGGTGACAACGGTGACCCGGACAACTGGCTTGGCACTCTTTACAACTGCGATGCGATTGGCAGCAACAACTATTCGCTGTGGTGCGACCCGCAGTACGACAGCTTGGTCAAGCAGGCCAAGCAGGTCACCGACCGCTCCCAGCGCACCGCCCTGTACCAGCAGGCCCAGCAGCGGCTCAAGCAACAGGTGCCGATTACCCCCGTGGCACATTCAACGGTCAACCAACCGCTGAGCATCAAGGTTTCCGAATTCAAGGTCAGCCCTTTCGGGCGCAACGATTTTTCCGGTGTGAGTGTTGATTGA
- a CDS encoding ABC transporter substrate-binding protein produces the protein MLKHAVIPFLLGAGLLSGAPSALAASNLVFCSEGSPAGFDPGQYTTGTDFDASAETVFNRLTQFERGGTAVIPGLATKWEVSDDGKTYTFHLREGVKFHSTDYFKPTRAFNADDVLFTFDRMLDKDHPFRKAYPTEFPYFTDMGMDKNIAKVEKLDDHTVRFTLNEVDAAFIQNLAMSFASIQSAEYADQLLKDGKAADINQKPIGTGPFVFSKYQKDAQIRFKGNKDYWQPDDVKIDNLIFAITTDASVRMQKLKKNECQVTLFPRPADIQPLKQDPKLQMPDQAGFNLGYIAYNVMDKVKGSNEANPLAQLKVRQALDMAVDKKKIIESVYQGAGQLAVNGMPPTQWSYDDSIKDAPYDPEKARQLLKEAGIKEGTEISLWAMPVQRPYNPNAKLMAEMLQSDWAKVGIKAKIVSYEWGEYIKRSKGGEQGAMLIGWSGDNGDPDNWLGTLYGCDAMNGNNFSKWCYKPYDDLIKQAKATPDQAKRTELYKQAQHILKEQVPITPIAHSTVYQPMSAKVKDFKISPFGLNSFYGVSVDK, from the coding sequence ATGCTCAAACACGCAGTCATTCCGTTCCTGCTAGGCGCAGGCTTGCTCTCCGGCGCACCGTCGGCCCTCGCCGCGTCCAACCTGGTGTTCTGCTCCGAAGGCAGCCCGGCCGGCTTCGACCCGGGGCAATACACCACGGGGACCGATTTCGACGCCTCGGCCGAGACCGTGTTCAACCGCCTGACCCAGTTCGAACGCGGCGGCACTGCCGTGATCCCGGGCCTGGCGACCAAGTGGGAAGTGTCCGACGACGGCAAGACCTACACCTTCCACCTGCGCGAAGGGGTCAAGTTCCACAGCACCGACTACTTCAAGCCCACCCGTGCATTCAACGCCGACGACGTGCTGTTCACCTTCGACCGCATGCTCGACAAGGACCACCCGTTCCGCAAGGCCTACCCCACCGAGTTTCCGTACTTCACCGACATGGGCATGGACAAGAACATCGCCAAGGTGGAGAAGCTCGACGACCACACGGTGAGGTTCACCCTCAACGAGGTCGACGCCGCATTCATCCAGAACCTGGCCATGAGCTTTGCCTCGATCCAGTCCGCCGAATACGCCGACCAGTTGCTCAAGGACGGCAAGGCTGCCGATATCAACCAGAAGCCGATCGGCACCGGCCCGTTCGTGTTCAGCAAGTACCAAAAGGACGCGCAGATCCGCTTCAAGGGCAACAAGGACTACTGGCAACCGGATGACGTGAAGATCGACAACCTGATCTTCGCCATCACCACCGACGCCTCGGTGCGCATGCAGAAGCTGAAGAAGAACGAGTGCCAGGTCACCCTGTTCCCGCGCCCGGCCGACATCCAGCCGCTGAAGCAGGACCCCAAGCTGCAGATGCCTGACCAGGCCGGCTTCAACCTCGGCTACATCGCCTACAACGTGATGGACAAGGTCAAGGGCAGCAACGAAGCCAACCCGCTGGCCCAGCTGAAAGTCCGCCAGGCGCTGGACATGGCTGTGGACAAGAAAAAGATCATCGAGTCGGTCTACCAGGGCGCCGGCCAGCTGGCGGTCAATGGCATGCCGCCCACCCAGTGGTCCTACGACGACAGTATCAAGGACGCCCCGTACGACCCGGAGAAAGCCCGGCAGCTGCTCAAGGAAGCCGGCATCAAGGAAGGCACCGAAATCTCCCTGTGGGCCATGCCGGTGCAGCGCCCGTACAACCCCAATGCCAAGCTGATGGCCGAAATGCTGCAATCGGACTGGGCCAAGGTGGGCATCAAGGCGAAGATCGTCAGCTATGAATGGGGGGAATACATCAAACGTTCCAAGGGTGGCGAACAGGGCGCCATGCTGATCGGCTGGAGCGGTGACAATGGTGACCCGGACAACTGGCTGGGCACCCTGTACGGCTGCGATGCCATGAACGGCAACAACTTCTCCAAGTGGTGCTACAAACCCTACGACGATCTGATCAAGCAGGCCAAGGCCACTCCCGACCAGGCCAAGCGCACCGAGCTGTACAAGCAGGCGCAGCACATCCTCAAGGAGCAGGTGCCGATCACCCCGATTGCCCATTCCACCGTGTACCAGCCCATGAGCGCCAAAGTGAAGGACTTCAAGATCAGCCCGTTCGGCCTGAACTCCTTCTACGGCGTCAGCGTGGACAAATAG
- a CDS encoding ABC transporter ATP-binding protein: MSLLQINNLNVRFGDANAVPVVDGLDLTVEAGEILAIVGESGSGKSVTMMALMGLVDAPGRITADALTFDGTDMLKLSGRQRRKVVGKDIAMVFQDPMTALNPSYTVGYQIEEVLRQHLGLKGKAARQRALELLKKVEIPAAESRLDAYPHQLSGGMSQRVAIAMAIAGEPKLLIADEPTTALDVTIQAQIMELLVNLQKERNMALILITHDLAVVAETARRVCVMYAGQAVEVGQVPELFDVPAHPYSEALLAAIPEHSIGAERLATLPGIVPGRYDRPAGCLLSPRCPYVQDNCRHQRPPLDPQANSLARCFYPLNQEVA; this comes from the coding sequence ATGTCACTGTTGCAGATCAACAACCTGAACGTGCGCTTCGGCGACGCCAATGCCGTACCGGTGGTCGATGGCCTGGACCTGACGGTGGAAGCCGGCGAGATCCTGGCCATCGTCGGTGAATCCGGCTCGGGCAAGTCGGTCACCATGATGGCTCTGATGGGCCTAGTCGACGCCCCCGGGCGCATCACCGCCGACGCACTGACCTTCGATGGCACCGACATGCTCAAGCTCAGCGGGCGCCAGCGGCGCAAGGTGGTGGGCAAGGACATCGCCATGGTCTTCCAGGACCCGATGACCGCGCTCAACCCCAGCTACACCGTGGGCTACCAGATCGAGGAAGTGCTGCGCCAGCACCTGGGCCTGAAGGGCAAGGCCGCGCGCCAGCGGGCCCTGGAGCTGTTGAAGAAAGTCGAGATCCCGGCGGCGGAAAGCCGCCTGGATGCCTACCCGCATCAATTGTCCGGCGGCATGAGCCAGCGTGTGGCGATCGCCATGGCCATCGCTGGCGAACCCAAGCTACTGATCGCCGACGAACCGACTACGGCGCTGGACGTGACCATCCAGGCACAGATCATGGAACTGCTGGTCAACCTGCAGAAGGAGCGCAACATGGCGCTCATCCTGATCACCCATGACCTCGCCGTGGTAGCCGAAACCGCCAGGCGGGTGTGCGTGATGTACGCCGGCCAGGCTGTGGAAGTCGGCCAGGTGCCAGAGCTGTTCGACGTGCCCGCCCACCCCTACAGCGAAGCGCTGCTGGCGGCGATCCCCGAGCACAGCATCGGTGCCGAACGCCTGGCTACCCTGCCCGGCATCGTCCCCGGTCGCTACGACCGCCCGGCGGGATGCTTGCTGTCGCCGCGCTGCCCCTACGTGCAGGACAACTGCCGGCACCAGCGCCCCCCCCTCGATCCCCAGGCCAACAGCCTGGCACGTTGCTTCTACCCGCTGAACCAGGAGGTGGCGTAA